A genome region from Bos mutus isolate GX-2022 unplaced genomic scaffold, NWIPB_WYAK_1.1 CTG1582, whole genome shotgun sequence includes the following:
- the LOC102268395 gene encoding COP9 signalosome complex subunit 8, with protein sequence MPVAVMAESSFSFKKLLDQCENQELEAPGGIATPPVYGQLLALYLLHNDMNNARYLWKRIPPAIKSANSELGGIWSVGQRIWQRDFPGVYSTINAHQWSEAVQPIMEALRDATRRRAFALVSQAYTSIIADDFAAFVGLPVEEAVKGILEQGWQADSTIRIVMPKKPVAGALDVSFNRFISLSEPAPVPPIPKEQQLARLTDYVAFLKN encoded by the coding sequence ATGCCAGTGGCGGTGATGGCGGAAAGTTCCTTTAGTTTCAAAAAGTTGCTGGATCAGTGCGAGAACCAGGAGCTCGAGGCTCCAGGAGGAATTGCTACACCCCCAGTGTATGGTCAGCTTCTAGCTTTGTATCTACTCCATAATGACATGAACAATGCAAGATATCTTTGGAAAAGAATACCACCTGCTATAAAATCTGCAAACTCGGAACTTGGGGGGATCTGGTCAGTTGGCCAGCGGATCTGGCAGAGGGACTTCCCCGGGGTCTACAGCACCATCAACGCCCATCAGTGGTCTGAGGCCGTCCAACCAATCATGGAAGCTCTCAGAGATGCAACCCGGAGACGAGCCTTCGCCCTGGTCTCCCAAGCCTATACCTCCATCATTGCCGACGATTTCGCAGCCTTTGTTGGACTCCCTGTAGAGGAGGCTGTGAAAGGTATCCTTGAACAAGGCTGGCAAGCCGACTCCACCATAAGGATAGTCATGCCCAAGAAGCCAGTTGCAGGGGCCCTGGATGTTTCCTTTAACAGGTTTATTTCCTTATCAGAGCCCGCCCCTGTTCCACCCATCCCCAAAGAGCAGCAGTTAGCCAGACTCACCGATTATGTGGCTTTCCTCAAAAACTGA